The DNA region GACTTGTTGGCATAATAATCAGCTTTTCTATTCTTTTTATAATTATAATAAGCATTAGGTTTTATTTTGAACTTTGATAATAACCATCGTACACCAAACTTCTCATTATAAATATCAATGAATTTGTATTTTTCTAATCTAGTTCCTTTGCGAAGAATGCGGCGGCTTTTTTTAAGAAGTCATTTTCCTTTTTGGCTTCAGCTAATTCCTTACGTAACTTTAAGATTTCCGCCATTTGGTTTTTTTTATTATTTAATTCTGGATTTGTTTCGCATTCTTCACTGTAGTCACGAATCCATTTACGCAAACTACCTTCACCTAGATTGTATTCTTGATTTACACTTTTCATTTGACGTCCTTCTTCAAGGACTAATTTCACCATTTTTTTCTTGAATTCTGGTGTGTAAGTTTTTTTTATTCCTGCCATTGTAATAGCCTCACTTTCTTATGAATTATTTTATCATAAATATCAGCGTTACTGTTACAATTTTACTATACCATCTCACTCCTTGTTATCAAG from Succinispira mobilis DSM 6222 includes:
- a CDS encoding transposase; amino-acid sequence: MAGIKKTYTPEFKKKMVKLVLEEGRQMKSVNQEYNLGEGSLRKWIRDYSEECETNPELNNKKNQMAEILKLRKELAEAKKENDFLKKAAAFFAKELD